The proteins below are encoded in one region of Sporosarcina sp. FSL K6-1508:
- the aceB gene encoding malate synthase A, which produces MTSHTIKVLGELTAESEEILTPDALTFLQSLHDNFDGRRKELLANRQQRQSDIDGGIKLDFLAETQHIRDGEWTIAPLPPDLQDRRVEITGPVGRKMVINALNSGAKTFMACFEDATSPTWANMMEGQLNMKDAVRRTIEFEQHSNGKTYKLNEDPAVLMIRSRGLHLLEKNVAIAGEPIAGSFFDFGLYFFHNAKELIARGTGPYFYLPKLESHLEARLWNDVFVFAQEQLGIPNGTIRATVLIETIAAAFEMDEILYELRDHSAGLNCGRWDYIFSYIKRLRNQPDVILPDRGQVTMTSPFMRAYTLLCVQTCHKRNAPAVGGMAAQIPIKNDPEANEAAFGKVSEDKRREATDGHDGTWVAHPGLVAVAMEQFNAHMPTPNQIGRKREDVKVTAEDLLEVPEGTITEQGLRMNCSVGVQYIASWLRGNGAAPINNLMEDAATAEISRSQVWQWIRHPQGKLSNGVDITGELVTEVLREELEAIKQLVGENAFRTGRYDEAAKLFLSLALEDDFVEFLTLPGYDQLK; this is translated from the coding sequence ATAACATCTCATACTATAAAAGTTTTAGGCGAACTGACTGCTGAAAGTGAAGAGATTTTAACGCCGGATGCACTTACATTTCTACAATCCCTTCATGATAATTTCGACGGGAGACGTAAAGAACTACTGGCTAATCGGCAACAGCGTCAGAGCGATATCGACGGTGGAATAAAACTGGATTTCTTAGCTGAAACACAACATATTCGGGATGGGGAGTGGACAATTGCGCCCCTTCCTCCCGATCTCCAAGATAGACGAGTAGAAATTACAGGTCCCGTCGGTCGGAAAATGGTCATCAATGCATTGAATTCAGGGGCAAAAACATTCATGGCCTGTTTTGAAGATGCGACATCACCAACATGGGCAAACATGATGGAAGGCCAACTCAATATGAAAGATGCCGTCCGACGAACAATTGAGTTTGAACAGCATTCTAATGGTAAGACATACAAGTTGAACGAGGATCCTGCAGTGTTAATGATTCGGTCCCGCGGATTGCATCTTCTTGAAAAGAACGTCGCGATTGCTGGGGAGCCTATTGCTGGAAGTTTCTTCGACTTCGGACTTTATTTCTTCCATAATGCCAAGGAATTAATTGCCCGCGGAACAGGACCTTACTTCTACCTACCGAAGCTCGAAAGTCATTTAGAAGCAAGATTGTGGAACGATGTGTTCGTTTTTGCACAAGAGCAGCTTGGCATTCCAAATGGTACAATCCGGGCGACTGTGTTAATTGAAACAATCGCAGCAGCATTTGAAATGGACGAAATTCTTTATGAGCTACGGGATCATTCAGCAGGACTTAATTGTGGACGCTGGGATTATATTTTCAGCTATATTAAACGGCTGCGCAATCAACCAGATGTTATTTTACCGGATCGCGGGCAAGTAACGATGACGTCCCCATTCATGCGGGCTTACACATTGCTTTGTGTCCAAACCTGTCATAAGCGAAATGCACCGGCGGTCGGTGGAATGGCGGCACAAATTCCGATTAAAAATGATCCGGAAGCAAACGAGGCGGCATTCGGCAAAGTGAGCGAAGACAAACGCCGAGAAGCGACAGACGGGCATGACGGAACATGGGTAGCGCATCCTGGGCTCGTTGCAGTTGCGATGGAACAATTCAATGCGCATATGCCGACACCTAATCAGATCGGCCGTAAGCGTGAAGACGTCAAAGTGACTGCTGAAGATTTACTTGAAGTCCCGGAAGGAACAATTACGGAACAAGGCCTACGAATGAATTGCAGTGTCGGGGTCCAGTATATTGCTTCTTGGCTCAGAGGAAACGGGGCTGCGCCTATCAATAATTTGATGGAAGATGCAGCGACAGCGGAAATTTCCAGGTCGCAAGTCTGGCAATGGATTCGTCATCCGCAAGGTAAATTAAGCAATGGAGTGGATATTACCGGGGAATTGGTGACGGAGGTATTGCGAGAGGAACTTGAAGCCATCAAACAGTTAGTCGGTGAAAATGCATTCCGCACCGGCAGATATGATGAAGCTGCTAAACTGTTTTTGTCATTGGCTTTAGAAGATGACTTCGTTGAATTTTTGACACTGCCAGGTTATGACCAATTAAAATGA
- a CDS encoding class I adenylate-forming enzyme family protein → MNSSQLLERNARKYPKTEAVIGMGKRYTYQELDQLVNRFAHGLKLLGIGQRDKAVLYMPNVPEFAIAYFAVQRLGAIIVPINAKMTLSEVDYVLENSDAKAFIAHDLLIESVKTLESDLVLIKTGAPLDDKWISFETVLDNNDSPIECNLPDSSESTILYTSGTTGKPKGVLFSYKNILTVAQMICVEMEIKPESRLLIMMPLSHSAPLHLFFMAGLIVGATSVLTPTFTPDLLIDTVEQEKTTHFFGAPVVYLLTAKNPKMATADLSSMKWWIYGSAPLSQPEVEFVQEKFKSDNFICVYGLTEAGPNGTLLSASEHKTKAGSIGKRAALHAEFRIVNPDGEDVQQGEVGEILLRGEGNMLGYYNNKEATNETFIGDWLKTGDLAKIDEDGYIWVVDRKKDLIISGGVNIYPKEVEEVLITHPAIHEVAVVGVPHPEWGETVKAYFAASEVLNLEEIKQFAKERLSQYKVPRLYEQVDALPRNASGKILKQPLREGEANGLTTTV, encoded by the coding sequence ATGAACAGTTCACAATTGTTGGAACGCAATGCACGGAAATATCCTAAGACTGAAGCGGTTATTGGAATGGGGAAACGCTATACGTATCAGGAACTTGATCAGCTTGTGAATCGTTTTGCACACGGACTTAAGCTTCTCGGAATCGGGCAAAGAGATAAAGCTGTTTTATATATGCCAAACGTTCCCGAATTTGCTATCGCCTATTTTGCAGTTCAACGGCTTGGTGCAATCATTGTCCCGATAAATGCCAAGATGACGCTGTCAGAAGTTGACTATGTACTTGAGAATTCCGATGCAAAAGCCTTTATTGCACATGACTTACTGATTGAATCGGTGAAAACCCTCGAGAGCGATTTAGTGTTAATCAAAACGGGAGCCCCCTTAGACGATAAGTGGATCAGTTTTGAAACAGTACTCGATAACAATGATTCCCCAATCGAATGCAATTTACCCGATTCCAGTGAATCGACAATTCTTTATACTTCCGGCACAACAGGTAAACCGAAAGGCGTGTTATTCAGTTATAAAAACATTCTAACGGTTGCGCAAATGATTTGTGTGGAGATGGAAATTAAACCGGAGAGCCGCTTGCTTATCATGATGCCGCTTAGTCATTCTGCGCCGCTCCATCTGTTTTTCATGGCGGGGCTAATAGTCGGTGCGACTAGCGTATTAACGCCAACATTCACACCTGATCTTTTAATCGATACTGTTGAACAAGAAAAAACGACACATTTCTTTGGGGCACCCGTCGTTTATTTGTTGACAGCGAAGAATCCGAAGATGGCAACAGCCGATTTGTCTTCAATGAAATGGTGGATTTACGGCAGTGCCCCTTTATCGCAACCGGAAGTTGAATTTGTGCAGGAAAAGTTCAAATCGGATAACTTCATCTGTGTCTATGGACTGACAGAAGCGGGTCCGAACGGTACATTATTGAGCGCAAGTGAACATAAAACGAAAGCAGGCAGTATTGGAAAACGGGCAGCACTTCATGCAGAGTTTAGAATTGTTAATCCGGATGGGGAAGACGTGCAACAAGGCGAAGTGGGGGAGATTCTTTTGCGCGGGGAAGGCAATATGCTTGGCTACTATAATAATAAAGAAGCGACGAACGAAACATTCATCGGGGACTGGCTGAAAACAGGCGACTTGGCGAAAATCGATGAAGACGGTTACATTTGGGTTGTCGACCGGAAAAAAGATCTGATCATTTCCGGCGGGGTCAATATTTACCCGAAAGAAGTCGAAGAAGTCCTCATTACACATCCGGCAATTCATGAAGTGGCAGTAGTCGGCGTGCCGCACCCGGAATGGGGAGAAACGGTCAAAGCCTATTTTGCGGCAAGTGAAGTGCTTAATCTGGAAGAGATTAAACAATTTGCGAAAGAACGACTTTCGCAGTATAAAGTACCGCGTTTGTATGAACAAGTTGATGCGCTTCCGCGTAATGCATCCGGTAAGATTTTAAAACAACCACTGAGAGAAGGCGAAGCAAATGGTCTTACAACAACGGTCTGA
- a CDS encoding MerR family transcriptional regulator, producing MKDITEVARAYDVSTRTIRYYEELGLLKPDRTAGNIRIYPKAEIVKLRLILRGKKYGFTLDEIKEMILLFDKDRTGLKQLERTIDFGNEKIGQVEAKIQELTEMKMEMEQLLVQFTEKLANLKGE from the coding sequence ATGAAGGATATTACTGAAGTTGCCCGTGCATATGATGTCTCGACGCGCACAATACGTTATTACGAGGAACTGGGTTTATTGAAACCTGACAGGACTGCGGGCAATATAAGGATTTATCCGAAAGCGGAGATTGTAAAGCTAAGACTTATCCTGCGTGGTAAAAAATACGGATTCACGCTGGATGAAATAAAGGAGATGATTTTGCTTTTCGACAAAGATCGGACTGGGCTAAAACAATTGGAGCGGACAATCGATTTCGGCAATGAAAAAATTGGACAAGTAGAAGCCAAAATTCAGGAGCTCACAGAAATGAAGATGGAAATGGAACAGCTGCTTGTGCAATTCACAGAGAAACTAGCCAACTTAAAGGGGGAGTAA
- the yhfH gene encoding protein YhfH: MQTNKNRKELPKKICRECGCEIVEQVESPLFECERCIGSNEE; encoded by the coding sequence ATGCAAACAAACAAAAACAGGAAAGAATTGCCGAAAAAGATTTGCCGCGAATGTGGATGTGAAATTGTAGAGCAGGTCGAATCCCCATTGTTCGAGTGCGAGCGCTGTATCGGTTCGAACGAAGAGTGA
- a CDS encoding pyridoxal-phosphate-dependent aminotransferase family protein, with the protein MRNEEMLLIPGPTPVVDSIYDAMASETRGHTDPRFVAIYKNAIEQTRKLFKTDGEVFVVAGSGTIAMEMALVNTVAAGEKILVVSQGYFGDRFIKLGQAFGIEVDVLQSEWGKQVLPEEVEAKLAEGHYKAVTITHADTSTGVAADLEALVPIVKKHGALVILDGVCATAAMEEDMSKIYGHPDYKIDVILTGSQKAIGVPPGLAIVAFNKTALAARAQIERVPAYYCDIYNWIPIMNDPSKYFATPPVNLIYAYNEGMRLVHTEGLPTRIERHKSFGKAVRAALSEYDMKAIADENVAASTLSCILYPEGVNDAEFRATLGKKGVIVAGSLAHLAEKAFRIGHMGNTTEEMLEKAIELIGDTLNEIGHSVDVAKAVERFKQEIQVVV; encoded by the coding sequence ATGAGAAACGAAGAAATGCTGCTGATACCAGGACCGACGCCCGTCGTCGATTCCATTTATGATGCAATGGCAAGTGAAACAAGAGGACATACGGACCCTCGATTTGTTGCGATTTATAAAAATGCGATTGAGCAGACGCGAAAGCTGTTTAAAACAGACGGGGAAGTATTTGTAGTTGCAGGCTCAGGAACGATTGCAATGGAAATGGCGCTCGTTAACACAGTCGCTGCCGGGGAAAAAATATTAGTCGTCAGCCAAGGCTATTTCGGTGACCGGTTCATTAAACTGGGGCAGGCTTTCGGCATTGAAGTGGACGTTCTTCAATCGGAATGGGGCAAGCAAGTTTTGCCCGAAGAAGTGGAAGCGAAACTTGCTGAAGGGCATTATAAAGCAGTGACCATCACTCATGCAGACACATCGACTGGTGTTGCAGCTGACCTTGAAGCACTTGTACCAATCGTGAAAAAGCATGGTGCACTTGTCATTTTAGATGGTGTTTGTGCAACGGCTGCAATGGAAGAAGATATGAGTAAAATATACGGCCACCCAGACTATAAAATTGATGTCATTTTGACAGGCTCTCAAAAAGCGATTGGTGTTCCACCGGGATTAGCGATTGTCGCCTTTAACAAAACTGCATTGGCTGCGAGAGCACAGATCGAACGAGTTCCAGCTTATTATTGTGATATCTACAATTGGATTCCAATCATGAATGATCCATCGAAATACTTTGCCACACCGCCAGTGAACTTGATTTATGCCTACAATGAAGGGATGAGACTCGTTCACACAGAAGGATTGCCGACAAGAATTGAACGTCACAAGTCATTCGGAAAAGCGGTGCGAGCTGCACTTTCTGAATATGATATGAAAGCAATTGCTGATGAAAATGTTGCAGCATCGACATTGAGCTGCATCCTTTATCCAGAGGGGGTCAACGATGCCGAATTCCGTGCAACACTTGGTAAAAAAGGTGTCATTGTGGCAGGCTCACTTGCTCATTTAGCAGAAAAAGCGTTCCGCATTGGGCACATGGGTAATACAACGGAGGAAATGTTGGAAAAAGCCATTGAATTGATTGGTGACACATTGAACGAAATCGGTCATTCAGTTGATGTGGCGAAGGCGGTTGAACGGTTTAAGCAAGAAATACAAGTAGTTGTTTGA